The Castanea sativa cultivar Marrone di Chiusa Pesio chromosome 4, ASM4071231v1 sequence GTTGTGTGATTCATAATCACATTATGGGGGTTGATCCTGCTGACTATATTATGGAAGCTGCAATGAACCAAGTAAAGGGTAGTGGCTCCCAACAAGAAACACAGTCACATCGGGAGTCCGTTGAAGACAGTGGAGTGTGGAATGCTAAGAGAGATGAGATATGCCAAGCTATGTGGTCTGATTATACCAGGAGTGGAGAGTAGAACTTTATTTAGATTTATATGATTGTCATATGTACTGTATTCTTGTTTTCTATATGCTCAATCTATTTACTGTAGACTTCTGGTGGTGTAAGGATCATTATTTTCAACAATACATTGTTATTTCCAGTATTTGTTTCGTTCTGTTGTGCACATCTATAATCGTGgttgtatgtgtgtttgatttgttGTTCATATGCACAGTAATTCGTGAATGCTACTTGGATTGTTTAAATGCTAGTCTCACTATACAATTATCATATGTAGTAATAtcgaaagggaaagaaaaggtgGGTAGTAAGCAATTCCAATGGTTGCCACCAATGCACACAACGATGCTAACTGTACTTGCCGAAGAGGCCACGAAGGGCAACAAGCCCTCGAACACTTTTAAGCCCGGTTCCTTCGCTACTATCGCCAAGGCGATATCTGAACAGTTTGGGGTCGAATGCCACCCCTCGTATGTTGAGAATCAGATGCGTACTTTGAGGACAATGTGGACTACCATTCAAAGTCTTCAAAAGAAAAGTGGGTTCGGTTGGGATGATAGCTTAAAAATGATCACGTGCGATGCGAAGACGTATCAAGAGGAAGTTATGGTATGGTTTTCAactatattttcttaatatagatgataatatatttttttggcttttataaTCTATGAATTGAGAACAAGACAAGGCTGACTTAGTACCctctttatataaaaattgtagTGTCATTCTTTTTAGGATTCCATTGCTTTTCAAATGTAACTTTCATGTGAGGATCTGTTGTAAAATCTACTGTTAGCATTTGTGCATTGTATTCTCTATTGTTCTTATCCCATAAATCATGGATTATGTCTCTTGTGGTAAtaacagcttttttttttgtttatcattCACATAAATCATCTAATGACATTTATATTAAATTGAATATTGAATTTATGAGTGAAGTGATCATTGCATTGTTATTGTATGTTCCTTTCTCCCTTACAGGCGCATCGTAAGCATGCTAATTTTTTGAACAAGAAGATAGAGATGTATAATGAGTTGGCCATTGTAGTGGGTAAGGATTTGGCCACAGGAAGCTTTGCTAAGTCATATGTTGATATTGGCACAGAGCATGACAATGCAGAGAGCACTGAGATGGTGGCTGATAATGGGGAGGAGGGTGTGGTGGATAAGGGGAAGAATGTGGTAGAATCATCCACCACTGGGTCCACACTTTCGAAGTCCAGCAAAAGAGGCCGTGCATCTCTCTCTGATGATAGTGCTCTGACTGATTTGTCTAATCAGCTTAAGGAAATTGCTGTGGCCTTGAAAGAAATCAACCGGGGGCTTGTTGATTTTAATAGTCTTTACTCTGAGGTGATGACTATGGCGGCGAATGGGTATAGTGAAGGTATGCTCGCAACTGCCTTTGACCATCTGTGTGAAAATAAGAAGGCAGCTAGGGGATTTTTGGCCAAGAATGTTAAGCTGAGGAAGCTTTGGATGGATAGTTATTTGTTCACTCGACTTTGACTTGTTTGTTTAGTGCTGATTGTGATGGTAGTAGCTTTAGGGATTGTGTGTGATGTAGTACTAGTATGATCCTAACATTGTATTATATATGTGACAATTGTATTATCAGTAAGCAGCCTATGTATGTATTTGTAACCTATAGGATGTGAACTCTTTTGTATTATTGAGATGATACAATTGCCCAAGTTATGTATGGTGACTTTAAGCATGTAGGGCACATGTGTACTGTTCAGATACCACGTGTAGGTATCAATTTTGCACACCATTTACTTGTAATGGTAATGGTGAAAGTACATTTTGTgcgttttgatataaatattatggGTATATTCGGATGCTCTTTGTTGATGTTGAAGttgatgattatttttgtgatacTTTTTGCAAATGTTGAAGTGGATGATTATTTTTGTGCTATTACAGGTTCATCTAGGCAATGCaggtttttatttgtaaatgcaTTTCGTATTTTCCGTAAAATGTGTGAACAAATCAAACATGGGAAAAAGAATACAGTAAAACGAATTTCAAGGCAACCAAACAGTGGAATTTGTTTTCTGCCTTATTTTCCATGGTGCAACCAAACAGCTTGAGTACATTTTCTTTACGGGAAAATATTTTCCCTTGAAATGATTTTCCGTCTGGAATTGATTTACCatccaaccaaacgcagccttaatTTCACACCCAagcacaaacacacccacataCACTACTCTCTACatctctctttcactctctcgTCGGTGCCCATTTCACAGCCACCTCCACCATTTTTCCAGCAAGATTTATTGGAAAAACTTCATAGGAAAAAGCTGAGGCTCACTCATCCcatttatttgaggtaaaaattccTAATCTTTTTTATGGGTTTAATACTTTTGCTTGAAATCATTTTAATCTAAGCTTTGATAatgatgtttattttttttgggttaaaggACGAtacattaaaaactaaatagctatataaaGTTTAGGACACAGACGGTTAAAATACATTCCAACAAAGTCATCCTCAAAAGCATTAAAGACATCTATAGGCGAACTATTAAACATAATAAAATCGAACTCCTGGCCAGCACTCATTCTAGCCAGCATATCAACACATCAGTTAGCTTGACGATAGCAATGATTAAACTAAATTCACTAGATTTGGGAAGCCAGCTACCTGCAATCACCCAAGATAGGAGAGATTACGAGCTTATTTGGATAGcatgaaaattgagtgatatcactcagtttTTATAATCCATCATCCAAAACAAGTGGGTCCCACAGATAGATGATTGTTTGGCTTGGTTTTGGATgattgtttccatcactcaaaaactcaaaattttgagtttggatgatggaaactaaaaacacaattttggtgtttttagaTGTTAGAGCTATGAATTTAATGACAGTTTGGTAATAAAATACAATTAGTGGGACCCATGGTCAGATCACACATGTGCTCCACCACACTTTATCTAGTTCACTTTTTATCTCCCAACGTGATGTTtgatgttttcttcttctttttcttttacttctttatttttctttccttttttatcttttgtttgttttcctcTTCAAGTTGGGTTTTTGCTCTTagtttcttctctcttttcttttttcttttctttctttcttcttcactctgGTTTCTTCTCttagctgctttttttttttttcttcatgtaGTGATGGCAGAGATGGCTGAGTTTGGGTCTCTGATCTaaggatttgggtttgggtttcttgttgtggttgtggtggtttgAGGCTTGGGTTGTGGTAGAGCTTGTTCGCTTGGATTTTTTGGTGGACGTTGTAGTTTTGGTTGAGGGCTGTtggtgggtttggatttttgatTCATTCAGATTTTTTGGTGGAGGTTGTGGTTGTGTTGAGGGCTGTTGG is a genomic window containing:
- the LOC142633058 gene encoding uncharacterized protein LOC142633058; translation: MLTVLAEEATKGNKPSNTFKPGSFATIAKAISEQFGVECHPSYVENQMRTLRTMWTTIQSLQKKSGFGWDDSLKMITCDAKTYQEEVMAHRKHANFLNKKIEMYNELAIVVGKDLATGSFAKSYVDIGTEHDNAESTEMVADNGEEGVVDKGKNVVESSTTGSTLSKSSKRGRASLSDDSALTDLSNQLKEIAVALKEINRGLVDFNSLYSEVMTMAANGYSEGMLATAFDHLCENKKAARGFLAKNVKLRKLWMDSYLFTRL